The following DNA comes from Verrucomicrobiia bacterium.
GCGCAGTTCGAAGTCCTCGATGGTGCCGCCCTTCCAGACGAGGAAGGTGTTGTGCTTGAGGGCGGTCTCGGGACGGGTCTGGCCGGTGATGGCGCCGTCGCGGACGAACCAGATGTCGGCATGTCCCTCCCAGCCGTCGAGGTTGCGTCCGTTGAAGAGGGCGATCTCGTCCGAAGCGGCATGCCCTGAGAAGGGCTGGGCAGCGAGGAGGGCCAGGGCGAGGGAGGCGAGGCCGCGGGCGAGTCGGGGGGACGGGTTCATGGGCATCGTGGGGACGGGAGGGATGCGGGGTTGGGTTGGGGGGTAAGGATGGACCGCAGAGACCGGGCAGGCCGCGAGGGGGACATCAGGAGGGCCTCAGGCGGGGACCGGGGACGGCAGGAAGGTGCAGTCGTAGCGATCGCGCAGGACCGTCATGACATTCTCCGGGGAACATTCGCCGCGGGCGGCCAGTTCATCGGCTTCGCGGAAGAAGCGTTCGAAGCCGGCCGGCGTGATGGTCACCAGGAGCCGGGCAGGGGCGGCGCCGTCGGCCCGGATGGCGTGGGGGATGCCGCGCGGGGCGAAGTAGGTATCGCCGGAGCGGAGTTGGACCGAATGATGGCCGCAGGTGATGTCGAGTTCGCCCTCGATGAGGTGGAAGGTCTCCTCTTCGCGGTGGTGGACATGGGCGGGAATGCCACCACCGGGCGGGACGATGAGTTCGACGAGTGAGAAGGCGCCGTGGGTCTGCTTACCGTCGAGGAGGATGCGGGTGACGGTGCCCAGGACATCGAGGGTGGGCAGGCTTTCGGCGTGGGAGGCGACAGGGTGCAGTGACATGGAGGATGGGGCGAACGGAGGGGGCTTCGGCCTGGATTATTTGGATTTGAGGAGGCGGCGAAGGAACTGGAGACCCTTGGTGGCGATCTCGTCGCGGGTCGGTTCCATCTTGCGCCAGATGGCGGCGGCGCGGGCGATGACCTTGACGTCGGTGGTGAAGCTTTCGATGACGATGTCGCCGCGGTACCCGACTTTGGTGAGGGCGGCGGCGATGGGTTTCCAGTCGATGTGATCGTTGCCCGGGGTGCCGCGGTCGCTGCCGCAGGCGTGGAAATGCCCGAGGAGTTTGCCGGCCTTGAGGATGGCGGCGGCCTGGTTTTTCTCCTCGATGTTCATGTGGAAGGTGTCGAGGTGGAGGCGGACGGCAGGGCTGGCGATGGCCTTGACCAGCTTGAGGCCCTGGTCGCAGGTGTTGAGGAAGTCGGTTTCGAAGCGGTTGAGAGGCTCGATGCAGATCTGGACACCGCGCTCTTCGGCGTAGGCGGCGAGCTGCTTGAGGTTCTTCACGACGGTGGCGAACTGGGCCTTGCGTTCGTCGTTGTCGTGGGCGCCGATGCGGCCGACGACGCTGTAGACGGGGCCGATGAGGGAGGGGCAGCCGAGGGCGACCATGTGGTCGATGAGACCGCGGCAGTAGGTCATGGCGGTGCGCTGCTCGCCGGCATTGCCGCGGAAGTCGCGGCCGGGTCCCATGCAGGCGCAGACGCTGCCGATGGCCAGACCCGCCTTGTCGGCGGCCGCCTTGACCTTGACGGGGTCGATGTGGTCGAGGGCTTCGATGGGCAGTTCGACCGTGTCAAAGCCCCACTTCTTGAACTTGGGGAACAGGCGGACGCTGTCGGTGGTGAAGGGGGAGACAAAGAGGAAGGAGTTGATGCCGATTCTCATGGTAGCAAGCGCGATGGCGCATGTGGGTCCGTGGAGGGGAGGCTAGGCGACAGGAACGGGGAGTCAAAGCTTTCGCGGTGTGGGGACAGGACGGGGGATGGATGGGACCGATGGGACTGATAGGACTGATAGGACTGATGGCACAGGGGGGGGAATAAGGCTTGACCCGCTAGTCAATCAGCGGGGCCCCATGAACGGAGTCATGGGGGGGGGAGAGGGAGGATGTCCGACCCGGGGCTGGGGGTGGGTGCCGGATCAACCGCGGAAGACGACCATGGCGCCGTAGTCGGTGACGAAGGCGCCGCTGGAGAGGTCCTTGTAGGTGTAGGTGATGGGGGTGACGCTGATGATGTAGTCCTGGCCGACCTTCTGGAGGAATTCGGAGACGACCTCGTCGAAGTGATCCTTGTTCACCGTCATGGTGTCGATGCGGCGGAAGGTTTTCACCCGGAGTTTCTTTTCGGGCTCGGAGGCGGCGACTTCGAGGGTGGGGGCGGACTTCTGGATGAGGACCTCGGCGGGGCCATCGTGGATGGGGACGACGAAGTGTTTCTCCTCGCGGTTGGGGTCCGGGGCGCCGGTGCCGGCGCCATGGGGGGCGACGTGCAACTGGGACACCTCCGGGACGGGCACGTTCATCTTCCGATTGCAGGCCGGGCACTCCACCTGGGTTCCGGCGGCGGAGATGTCGACTTCCAATTCCTGCTGGCAGTTCGGGCAGTTGAAGGTGAAGTCCATAAGGGAATCAGGCGTTGAGGTGACGGCGGCAGGTTGAACCGGCCTCCCGGGGAATTCCCAGCAAAAAGGGTCCGGGATTGGTGCATCCCCAAGGTGTCGGTGAGGAGACAGCCAATCGGAGGGACGAGATCCGCGAGTCCTCATCCCAACGCACCCCATCGTTGCGGCCTCGTGGAACTCGGCCCTCCGAGGCGATGCATCGCGAAGTTCGCGCCTCCACCCACAACTCCGGGATGCACGGGACCGAGATTGGCGGCCCGGCGACGGACGACGCTCAGGCGGACTCACGCTCGGTCTGGAGCCGGAGTTGACCGCAGGCGGCGGCGATGTCGTGGCCTTTTTCGAGGCGGAGGGTGGTGGGGATGCCGGCACGATCGAGGAGGGAGGCGAAGGCCTGGCAATGGGCGTCGTCGGGGCGTGACCAGGGCAGTCCTTCGACCGTGTTGTAGGGGATGAGATTGACCTTGGCGTGGAGGCGCCGGGCGAGGGCGGCGAGGGGCGGGACCTGGGCGAGGTCGTCGTTGACCCCGACGAGGAGGATGTATTCGAGGGTGATCATGCGTCCCTTGTGGCGAAGGTATTCCTCGCAGGCGGCGGTCAGTTCCTGGAGGGGATATTTGCGATTGACCGGCATGATGCGCTGGCGGACGGCGTCGGTGGCGCCGTGGAGGGAGATGGCGAGGCGGAACTGTTCGGGTTCGGCGGCGAGCTGGCGGATGCGGGGGGCGAGTCCGCTGGTGGAGACGGTGATTTTGCGGGCGCCGATGGCGGCACCCCAGGGGGCATTGAGGGTGCGGAGGGCGGCGAGGAGGGCGGAGTAATTGGCGAGGGGTTCGCCCATGCCCATGATGACGAGGTTGTCGATGAGCCGGGCGGACCGGGAGGGTGGGGGATGGGGTGGGGCGGCGGGGGTGGGTGTTGGGGTGGAGCGGTGCCAGCGTTCGACGGCGAGGACCTGGCCGACGATTTCGTCGGGGCCGAGGTTGCGTTTCCATCCGTCGAGGCCGCTGGCGCAGAAGCGGCAGCCGTAGGCGCAGCCGACCTGGGTGGAGACGCAGAGGGTGTGGCGGTCGGCGCGGTCGCCATAGAGGGCGGGATTGGCGGGGATGAGGACGCTTTCGATGAGGGCACCGTCCTGAAGGCGCCAGAGGAACTTGCGGGTGGCATCGGCGGAACCCTGGAGCCGGGCGAGGGTGGGGAGGGACAGGTCGAACGACTCGGCAAGCCGGGAGCGGAGGGTGCGGGGGAGGTTGCTGAGATCGGACCAGTTGGAGGCGCGTTTGGCGTAGAGCCAGTCGAGGAGTTGATCGGTGCGCCAGGCGGGTTGGTTCCAATCGCGGAGGCGGTCGGCGAGCTGGTCGCGGGTGCAGGCGTGGATGGGGAGGCGATCCCGGGCGGGCATCTGGGGAGGGTTCAAGAGTCGGACGATTGGGAGAGGGATTCGTAGGCCTGGCGGACGGTTTCGGTGCCGTACTGGCGTTCGAGGCGGCGGACGATGAAGTGACCTTCGGCCATGAGTTGGAAGTGGTTCATGAAGGCGACGTTGATGGCGGCGCCGGCGGCGGCACCGACGACTGGAACGGCCTTGGCGGCGACCTGTTCGGAGACGACGAGGCCGAACCGGGCGGAGACGGCGGCCACGAGGCGCACGGCGGCCGGGGTGGCATCGAGGGAGGCGGCCCGGCCGGCGAGGGAGCTGGCGGCCTCGGTGACGAGGCGGCCAAGCGCGGCCCGGACGGCCCAGTAGGAGGTTTCGGCGGCATTGTCGGCGGTGGTGTCGCCGCCGAGGGCGAAGACTTCGAGGCAGGCGAGACGGGTTTCGAGGGCACTGAGCCTGTGGCCCTGGCTGGCGGCGATCTGGGCGATGGAGCGCAGGATCAGGGTGGTGGAGACGGGCAGTTCGACGGCGAGGGCGCCCAGGCCGAAGGCGCCTCCGACCGCGCCGGACGCCCCGACGAGCCAGCGATGGAAGCGGTTTCTTGGGGTGGGCACCGGCGTGTCCGGGAGCGAGTGGACGGCGATGCGGAGGGCATGGGAGAGGGCGAGGCGGGTGGCGCGATGGACGACGCGGGCGGCGGAGGGGGGGAGGAGGCGAAGGCCCTTTTCGATGGGGGCGCCGACGATGTTGGCGAGGCGGATGGCGACGCCGGGCCGGCTGAGGAGGTGCCGGGCCCAGCGCAGTTCGGCGAGTTCGTCAGGGGTGAGGGGATTGCCGCCATCGCGGGCGACGATTTCGACGTCGATGACCGGGGGAAGGTTGGAATCGGCTGGAGAACCGCGGTTCATGATCGGATCGGGCGGATGGGAGGAGGTCCTGGGAGGCTTGGGCGGGGTTGGGATGGGGATAGGGATGTGGGGTGCAGCGACCGGACGCCGGCAATGTGGGCCGGGAAGGGCGGATTGCGCAAGGGACGGGGAGGCGCGTGGGTTTGACAGGGGCGCTGGTGCGGTCAGCCTGCGGGCGGTGCACGGCCATGAATGAAGCGTTGTCCGCGGGGAACCTGGTGAATGTCGCGTATATCGAGGAGCTCTTTGAGGTGTTTCGATCCGATCCGGACTCGGTGTCGCCGGAGTGGCAGGCGTACTTCCGTCAGGGTGGGAACGGCGAGGCGTGGCCGACGGGCGCGGGGACGGGGCCTTCGATCGGGCCGCGCGGGCTGTTTCACCCGGCCGGACCGGCGCAGGGCGACCGGGTGACGGGCCGGGTGGGGAGGGGGGCGGACGAGACGGTGGTGGAGGACATCAAGGCGACGGGGTTTCAGGACCGGGTGGGGCAGATGATCCGGAACCACCGGGTGCGGGGCCATGTGGTGGCGCGGTTCGATCCGCTGCACGACGAGCGGCGGGACCAGGAGAAGGCACGGATGCCGGAGGAGCTGGGGCTGGCATACTTTCATTTCTCCGAGGCGGAACTGGACCGGATGGTGTCGTGCCGGACGTTTCAGAACGGGCGGCAGATGCCGTTGCGGGAACTGCATCAGCGGCTGCGGGACACGTACTGCGGGAGTGTGGGGGTGGAGTACATGCACATCGACGACATCGAGGTGCGCCGCTGGCTGCAGCGGCATCTCGAGCCGATCGAGACGCGGATGCAGTTGTCGAAGGACGAGCAGCTTCGGATTCTGACGCGGTTGACGGATGCGGTGATGTTCGAGGAGTTCATCCGGAGGAAGTTCATCGGGGCCAAGAGTTTTTCGCTGGAGGGGTCGGAGACGCTGATTCCGCTGCTGGACCTGGCGATCGAGAAGTCGGCGGCGCAGGGGGTGGCGGAGATCGTGTTGGGGATGGCGCATCGGGGCCGGTTGAATGTGCTGGCCAACATTCTCGGGAAGAGTCCGAAGGAGATCTTCCGGGAGTTCGCGGACAAGGATCCGGATCTCTACATCGGGCGGGGCGACGTGAAGTATCACCTGGGGCACAGCAACGACTGGATCACCACCACGGGGCGGCGGGTGCATCTGTCCCTGTGCTTCAATCCGAGCCATCTCGAGTTTGTGAATCCGGTGGTGCTGGGGCGGGTGCGGGCCAAGCAGGACCGGGTGGGGGACACGGGGCGACGGAGCTGCATGGGGCTGCTGATCCACGGGGATGCGGCGTTTGCGGGGGAGGGGGTGGTGCAGGAGACGCTGAACCTGAGCCAGCTTGACGGCTACCGGGTGGGCGGGACGCTGCACATCATCGTGAACAACCAGATCGGATTCACCACCAGCCCGCGGGAGGCGCGATCCTGTGCCTACGCGACGGACGTGGCGAAGATGCTGCAGTCGCCGATTTTCCACGTGAACGGGGAGGATCCGGAGGCGGTTGCGCTGTGTTTGCGGCTGGCGCTGGATTTCCGGGCGGCGTTTCAGCGGGACGTGTTCATCGACATGTACGGGTACCGGCGGTTGGGCCACAACGAAACGGACGAGCCGGCGTTCACCCAGCCGTTGCTGTACCGGACGATTGCCCGGCGCAAGACGGTGCGGGAAGGGTATCTGGACCATCTCTTGAAGCTGGGGGGCGTGACGCGGGAGGAAGCGGACCAGGTTGCGGAGCAGTGCCGGCGCCGGTTGGAGGATGAATTGGGGGAGGCGACCAGCGAGCGGTACCAGCCACCGGCGGAGCGTCTGCTGGGGATTTGGGCGCGGAGCCGGTACGTGGGCGGCCGGGAGAGCGACGTTCCGGACGGGGAGACCGGGATTCCGGTGGAGGAGGTGGAACGGTGGCTGGCGAGGCAGACGGAACTGCCGGAGGGATTCCGGGCGCATCCGAAGGTGGTGAAGGTGTTGGAGGGGCGGCGGGAGATGGCGGCGGGCCGGCAGGGTCTGGACTGGGCGGCAGCCGAGGCGCTGGCTTTTGCGAGCCTGCTGGCGGCGGGGCGGCGGGTGCGGTTGTCGGGTCAGGACGCGGCGCGGGGGACCTTCAGCCATCGGCACGCGGTATTGCACGACATCGAGACGGGGGCGACCTGGACACCGTTGAGGGAGCTGGGTCCCGGGCAGGCGGCGTTTGGGGTGGTGAACAGCCCGCTGAGCGAGATCGGGGTGCTGGGTTTTGACTACGGGTACAGTCTGGACATGCCGGACGGGCTGGTGCTGTGGGAGGCGCAGTTCGGGGATTTTGCGAACGTGGCCCAGGTGATCATCGATCAGTTCATTGTGAGTGCAGAGGACAAGTGGCGGCGGTTGTCGGGGCTGGTGCTGCTGCTGCCGCACGGGTTCGAGGGGCAGGGGCCGGAACATTCGAGCGCGCGTCTGGAGCGGTTTCTGGCGCTGGCGGCCGAGGACAACATCCAGGTGTGTTACCCGACCACGCCCGCCCAGTATTTCCATCTGCTGCGGCGCCAGGTCCTGCGGAACTGGCGCAAGCCGCTGGTGGTGATGACGCCGAAGAGCCTGTTGCGGCATCCGGGGTGCGTGTCCGCGCGGGAGGAGTTGAGCGGGGGGGGATTCCGGAGGGTGCTGGGGGACACCGAGGTGGCGCCATCGGAAGTGCGGACGGTGCTGCTGTGCAGCGGAAAGATCTATTACGAGCTGGTCGAGAGGAGGAAGGAACAGGGGCGCGGCGATGTGGCGATCGTGCGATTGGAGCAGATTTACCCGATGGACGAGGCGGCCCTGCAGGAGGCGATGCAGGGGTACGAGCGGGGCACGGTGGTCCGGTGGGTGCAGGAGGAGCCCGGCAACATGGGGGCGTTGCGGTTCCTGAAGGGACAGTGGGGCAACCGGCTGTTGCGGCGGTTTCCTTTGAGCTACGTGAGCCGCCCGGCTTCGGCGAGTCCGGCGACCGGCTCGAACAACGCGCACAAGAAGGAGCAGGCGGCGTTGCTCGACCGGGCGTTCGAGAGGACGGACGGCGGCAGGACGGAGCGGGGCTAGCCGGACGCGACGAACCAGCGACGGAAACTTTCGATGGTCTGTCGGGCGGCCTCCTCCGGGGAGGGCAGGGGGAAGACCTCGGCGGAGAGGTAGCCACGGTAGCCGACCGCGCGCAGGGCCTCGATGATGGGGGCCATGGCGGTGTGCCCGCCGCCGACGGCGGTCCGGTTGCTGTCGGCGAAGTGGACGTGCCCGAGGATCTCGCCGGCCCGTTCGAGGGCGGCCGGGATGGACGTTTCCTCGATGTTCATGTGAAAGAGGTCCGCGAGGATCCGGACATTGCGGGAGTGTAGGGTGGCCAGGAAGGTGAGGGCCTGCTCGACGGTGTTGAGGAGATTGGATTCGTAGCGGTTGAGGGGTTCGAGGAGGAAAGGCTGGCCGTGGGCATGGGCGCGGGGGGCGAGTTGTTCGAGCGCCTGAGCCAGCCATTCGAGGGCCTGGCCGCGGGTCACTTCGCCCAGGGCCCGGCCCTGCATCGAGCCGAGAATGGCCGGCGCACCGAACGCCCCGGCAAAATCCACGATCGAGGCGACGTACGCCTGGGCGCGGGTGCGCTGCGCAGGGTCGGGGTCGGTCAGGGACAGTCCCTGGGTCACCCAACCGGCGCCGGTGCCGACGGCGGCGAGGGCGAGGCGGTTGCGGTGCAGCACCTGACGGAGCAGACGGGCGTCTAGGGCATCCGCGCCGGGCGGGAAGAGTTCGATGGCGTGGAATCCCAGCTCCGCCGCCCGGGCGCAGGCGACGTCCAGGTCGCCGTGAAAGATGAACGGACCGCCGCGGGCTTCCGGTACGAGGGAGACCGTTACGGAGCAGCGGGGTCGGACGAGGCGGTTCATGCTTCGGGGACAGGAAGCTGGGAGTCCGGGGCCCCGCACGTCAAGGGAGGCATGCCGGGGGGGCGGGCGGGGGCGAATCTCCATGTTGTCGGAGATGCGATCGGGCGAGGGATAGGACGAGGGGAACTCCGCCAAGCGGTGCTTCGGAGGGCCGAGTTCCACGAGGCCGCAACGGTGTGGAGCGT
Coding sequences within:
- a CDS encoding cupin domain-containing protein, translating into MSLHPVASHAESLPTLDVLGTVTRILLDGKQTHGAFSLVELIVPPGGGIPAHVHHREEETFHLIEGELDITCGHHSVQLRSGDTYFAPRGIPHAIRADGAAPARLLVTITPAGFERFFREADELAARGECSPENVMTVLRDRYDCTFLPSPVPA
- a CDS encoding sugar phosphate isomerase/epimerase; protein product: MRIGINSFLFVSPFTTDSVRLFPKFKKWGFDTVELPIEALDHIDPVKVKAAADKAGLAIGSVCACMGPGRDFRGNAGEQRTAMTYCRGLIDHMVALGCPSLIGPVYSVVGRIGAHDNDERKAQFATVVKNLKQLAAYAEERGVQICIEPLNRFETDFLNTCDQGLKLVKAIASPAVRLHLDTFHMNIEEKNQAAAILKAGKLLGHFHACGSDRGTPGNDHIDWKPIAAALTKVGYRGDIVIESFTTDVKVIARAAAIWRKMEPTRDEIATKGLQFLRRLLKSK
- the rlmN gene encoding 23S rRNA (adenine(2503)-C(2))-methyltransferase RlmN, coding for MPARDRLPIHACTRDQLADRLRDWNQPAWRTDQLLDWLYAKRASNWSDLSNLPRTLRSRLAESFDLSLPTLARLQGSADATRKFLWRLQDGALIESVLIPANPALYGDRADRHTLCVSTQVGCAYGCRFCASGLDGWKRNLGPDEIVGQVLAVERWHRSTPTPTPAAPPHPPPSRSARLIDNLVIMGMGEPLANYSALLAALRTLNAPWGAAIGARKITVSTSGLAPRIRQLAAEPEQFRLAISLHGATDAVRQRIMPVNRKYPLQELTAACEEYLRHKGRMITLEYILLVGVNDDLAQVPPLAALARRLHAKVNLIPYNTVEGLPWSRPDDAHCQAFASLLDRAGIPTTLRLEKGHDIAAACGQLRLQTERESA
- a CDS encoding EcsC family protein, which produces MNRGSPADSNLPPVIDVEIVARDGGNPLTPDELAELRWARHLLSRPGVAIRLANIVGAPIEKGLRLLPPSAARVVHRATRLALSHALRIAVHSLPDTPVPTPRNRFHRWLVGASGAVGGAFGLGALAVELPVSTTLILRSIAQIAASQGHRLSALETRLACLEVFALGGDTTADNAAETSYWAVRAALGRLVTEAASSLAGRAASLDATPAAVRLVAAVSARFGLVVSEQVAAKAVPVVGAAAGAAINVAFMNHFQLMAEGHFIVRRLERQYGTETVRQAYESLSQSSDS
- a CDS encoding 2-oxoglutarate dehydrogenase E1 component, with product MNEALSAGNLVNVAYIEELFEVFRSDPDSVSPEWQAYFRQGGNGEAWPTGAGTGPSIGPRGLFHPAGPAQGDRVTGRVGRGADETVVEDIKATGFQDRVGQMIRNHRVRGHVVARFDPLHDERRDQEKARMPEELGLAYFHFSEAELDRMVSCRTFQNGRQMPLRELHQRLRDTYCGSVGVEYMHIDDIEVRRWLQRHLEPIETRMQLSKDEQLRILTRLTDAVMFEEFIRRKFIGAKSFSLEGSETLIPLLDLAIEKSAAQGVAEIVLGMAHRGRLNVLANILGKSPKEIFREFADKDPDLYIGRGDVKYHLGHSNDWITTTGRRVHLSLCFNPSHLEFVNPVVLGRVRAKQDRVGDTGRRSCMGLLIHGDAAFAGEGVVQETLNLSQLDGYRVGGTLHIIVNNQIGFTTSPREARSCAYATDVAKMLQSPIFHVNGEDPEAVALCLRLALDFRAAFQRDVFIDMYGYRRLGHNETDEPAFTQPLLYRTIARRKTVREGYLDHLLKLGGVTREEADQVAEQCRRRLEDELGEATSERYQPPAERLLGIWARSRYVGGRESDVPDGETGIPVEEVERWLARQTELPEGFRAHPKVVKVLEGRREMAAGRQGLDWAAAEALAFASLLAAGRRVRLSGQDAARGTFSHRHAVLHDIETGATWTPLRELGPGQAAFGVVNSPLSEIGVLGFDYGYSLDMPDGLVLWEAQFGDFANVAQVIIDQFIVSAEDKWRRLSGLVLLLPHGFEGQGPEHSSARLERFLALAAEDNIQVCYPTTPAQYFHLLRRQVLRNWRKPLVVMTPKSLLRHPGCVSAREELSGGGFRRVLGDTEVAPSEVRTVLLCSGKIYYELVERRKEQGRGDVAIVRLEQIYPMDEAALQEAMQGYERGTVVRWVQEEPGNMGALRFLKGQWGNRLLRRFPLSYVSRPASASPATGSNNAHKKEQAALLDRAFERTDGGRTERG
- a CDS encoding sugar phosphate isomerase/epimerase, with translation MNRLVRPRCSVTVSLVPEARGGPFIFHGDLDVACARAAELGFHAIELFPPGADALDARLLRQVLHRNRLALAAVGTGAGWVTQGLSLTDPDPAQRTRAQAYVASIVDFAGAFGAPAILGSMQGRALGEVTRGQALEWLAQALEQLAPRAHAHGQPFLLEPLNRYESNLLNTVEQALTFLATLHSRNVRILADLFHMNIEETSIPAALERAGEILGHVHFADSNRTAVGGGHTAMAPIIEALRAVGYRGYLSAEVFPLPSPEEAARQTIESFRRWFVASG